In Musa acuminata AAA Group cultivar baxijiao chromosome BXJ2-3, Cavendish_Baxijiao_AAA, whole genome shotgun sequence, the following proteins share a genomic window:
- the LOC135607574 gene encoding uncharacterized protein LOC135607574, protein MEVYVDDMIVKSRTAEAYPSDLAKTFDTLRRFGLRLNPTKCAFGVTSGKFLGFIVHERGIDANPEKIQAIIDMRPPQTIRDLQRLNGRLVALSRFLSRSGDRCHTFFRALKDPKNFQWTAECETAFEQMKLHLASLPRLASVSPGEKLSLYLAVSRHAVSSVLVKEISGDQLPVYYVSHMLSGPEECYPPIEKLALALVLSARKLRPYFQAHPIEVITDQPLRLVLSKFDVAGRLLKWAVELGEHDIQYISRTAIKAQAVADFIAELTPNTGEELEPLRDTWTLHVDGSANAKGAGAGLVLTTPDGRSIERLFRFGFRATNNEAEYEALLAGLQLALEMQVTDIRVITDSQLVARQLDGEYEARDPTMAKYLAQVRSLAAKFAHFELSNVPRSENQRADTLAKLASSPSPWARPETEELPRRAIEVVATVAHGAPATWVQEMLRFKQDGTLPDDTTTARRLRRTQAWYTEEGGRLYKRSFSRPLLRCLEPSEAWTVLSDMHEGACGEHIGERALAHKVLRQGYYWPTMRQDAKALVRRCSLCQEHARTTRRPAVLWVEAEPLATITESQVKRFVWRNLITRFGLPQSIVADNGPQFAGRKFQEFCAKHKIQLRFSSVAYPQANGLAEVTNRAIVDGLKRRVSATRSAWIDELPSVLWALRTTPKTSTGESPYSLTFGTEAVLPPEVAVPTPRTADYSEEASGEGLRSNLDLLEERRADAHQKALSYKRAVARVYNRSVRPRSIKLEDLVLRKIEVSHPTQVRGKLAPKWEGPYRVIGVSRPGTFRLATMDGDPVPRTWNIQNLRKYFV, encoded by the exons atggaggtatatgtcgacgacatgatcgtaaagagccgaaCGGCGGAGGCTTATCCCTCCGACCTGGCAAAAACATTCGACACTCTGCGGAggttcggcctgcgcctcaaccccaccaagtgcgccttcggtgtgacctcgggaaaattcctcggattcatcgtacACGAAAGAGGGATTGATGCCAACCCGGAAAAGATACAGGCCATCATTGACATGCGGCCTCCTCAGACGATCAGAGACCTgcagcgccttaacgggaggctagtCGCTTTATCGCGTTTCCtttcccgatcgggagatcgctgccaCACTTTTTTCCGGGccctgaaggatccgaagaacttccaatggacggcggaatgcgagacggccttcgagcagatgaagctacacctggccagcctccctcgactCGCTTCGGTCTCCCCAGGGGAGAAGCTGAGTCTCTACCTTGCCGTCTCTCGGCACGCGGTCAGCTCGGTTCTAGTCAAAGAAATTTCCGGCGACCAACTAccggtctactacgtcagccacatgcTGAGCGGGCCAGAAGAATGCTACCCGCCGATCGAAAAGCTGGCGCTGGCGCTCGTCCTGTCGGCGCGGAAActccgcccctacttccaggcccacccgatagaggtaataacCGATCAGCCGCTTCGGCTTGTCCTGTCCAAATTCGATgttgcagggcgtctcctcaaatgggcagtggagctcggcgagcacgacatacaATACATATctcggaccgccatcaaagcccaagccgtggcagacttcattgcggagctgaCGCCGAATACCGGCGAAGAACTCGAGCCGCTGCGCGATACCTGGACCCTCCACGTAGATGGCTCGGCCAACGCAAAAGGCGCCGGCGCGGGTCTGGTACTGACAACACCTGACGGCCGCTCGATCGAGCGCTTGTTCCGCTTCGGGTTcagagccaccaacaacgaggcagaatacgaggctctcctggcggggctccagttggcactggaaatgcaggtgaccgacatacgcgtcatcaccgactcgcagctggtggctaggcagctcgacgGCGAATACGAGGCCCGGGACCCGACTATGGCGAAATACCTAGCGCAGGTAAGAAGCCTGGCCGCCAAGTTCGCCCATTTTGAACtgtcgaatgttcccaggagcgagaaccagcgagccgacaccctgGCTAAACTGGCGTCCAGCCCGTCCCCCTGGGCTCGACCCGAGACCGAAGAACTCCCCCGCCGAGCCATAGAGGTCGTCGCCACCGTCGCTCACGGcgcgccggccacttgggtacaggagatgtTACGCTTCAAGCAGGACGGGACCCTGCCCGACGATACAACTACAGCTCGGCGCTTGCGTCGAACGCAGGCGTGGTACACCGAGGAAGGAGGACGGCTGTACAAACGGTCTTTCTCGCGCCCCCTGTTGCGCTGCCTGGAGCCGAGCGAAGCCTGGACGGTTCTGTCCGACATGCACGAAGGGGCTTGCGGGGAACACATAGGCGAGcgagccctggcgcacaaggtactccgacaggggtactactggccgaccatgcgccaggacgcaAAAGCTCTCGTGCGGCGATGCAGCTTGTGCCAGGAGCACGCCCGTACTACCCGACGGCcggcggtcct atgggtcgaagccgagcccctagcGACCATCACGGAGTCGCAAGTGAAAAGGTTCGTATGGAGAAACCTCATAACCCGTTTCggcctgccccagtccatcgtcGCCGACAATGGACCGCAGTTCGCCGGCAGGAaattccaagagttttgcgccaagcacaaaattcaactgaggttcagctcggtggcttacccccaggcgaATGGGCTAGCTGAAGTAACCAACCGGGCCATCGTCGACGGACTCAAGAGAAGGGTATCCGCTAcccgatcggcttggatcgacgagctcccgagcgtcctgtgggcgcttcgcactacccccaagacctcgaccggggagtctccctatagcctcacgttcgggaccgaggccgtgtTACCACCCGAGGTAGCCGTCCCGACTCCGCGGACGGCAGACTACAGCGAAGAAGCCTCGGGCGAAGGGCTCCGATCAAACCTGGACCTGCTCGAGGAAAGACGGGCCGACGCACACCAGAAAgccctttcttacaaaagagccgtagcgagggtctacaaccggagcGTGCGACCCCGGTCGATAAAGTTAGAGGacctggtcctgcgcaaaatcgaggtcagccaccccacccaagtaagggggaaactggccccaaagtgggagggaccctatcgggtcatcggaGTATCCCGACCGGGGACATTCAGGctcgcaacaatggatggcgaccccgtgccccggacttggaacatacagaaccttaggaaaTATTTCGTCTGA
- the LOC135607575 gene encoding uncharacterized protein LOC135607575, translated as MSFSPVSSPSSLDRVRESMPPSSPDEEAARALEALMWPHDLDSVVSGSSLEKLRERYYIPEEFVLVAPDPGQRSYDPIPRGFALTQDALEAGLRLPLHPLIVSCLSLWRISPSQVTPNSWRYLVAFLGECYYANITPTRKLFLSCFRLLKGPGGYFVSARAGFRVGGAPSSNKGWKGRFFYVSWPRDWGFGVRWAVRVIDNTVPDLNDEECRDLKRLRAILPGSQAIRAMTEEWLAEAGLSPAFGGMKLLSLRGGRSSSASSPRQSAASPPRSPADPVPGSAGAPLEIPAGRPSKKARTTGPGKTKAGTAPPTVVGAKRTTREEGPSRFEGPSQGAAGKRANLPTVDDLCGLRAGADEPLWAAVMGELPTGEASDPLVARWKGLSRGDRVWAGGDPSAAFLRGVLHPDLARDLYTLPSETMLSKAGRFLTLGLHYSTALMDRVRDAGQIIWDFSERNSELCRQLEEIRAGSGPEAVAAAEKRATCSEEEVARLRAELERSGDSVKELQEFLRLDRAELRRSKSEALGLSKRAEKAEAEARAASEALAEEVRLRPSKDKEAIEAYKKSENFELGLTRMGRVSYEYGYRIALGRFGSCPPGSEVERDPFASHPVDLEVDMPEDVPFDDRPKTPSEE; from the exons ATGTCCTTCTCGCCTGTCTCTTCGCCTTCGTCCCTCGACAGAGTCCGGGAGAGCATGCCTCCGTCTTCCCcggacgaggaggcggcgcgagcccttgaggcgctaatgtggccgcacgacctcgactcggtggtgagcgggtcgtcgctggaaaagctccgggagcgttattacatcccggaggagtttgttctgGTTGCCCCTGATCCGGGGCAGCGGTCATACGACCCGATCCCCCGAGGTTTTGCGCTGAcccaagatgccctagaggctgggttgcgcctTCCCCTCCACCCCCTTATTGTTTCCTGCCTATctctctggcggatttcgccttcCCAGGTGACGCCTAACTCATGGCGGTACCTGGTAGCGTTCCTGGGGGAGTGTTACtatgctaacatcacccctacccgaaaactctttctttcatgtttccgccttctcaaggggccggggggctatttcgtgtcggcccgggctggctttcgcgtcgggggagccccttcgagtaataaagggtggaaggggcggtttttttacgtcagctggccgagggattggggcttcgggGTTCGGTGGGCGGTGAGGGTGATAGATAACACCGTCCCGGATTTGAACGACGAGGAGTGTCGGGATTtgaagaggcttcgggcaatccttcccggctctcaggccatccgagctatgaccgaggagtggctagccgaggcgggtcttagcccggctttcgggg GAATGAAGCTCCTGTCCCTCCGTGGTGGTCGCTCTTCGTCGGCTTCTTCCCCGCGCCAGTCCGCTGCTTCCCCTCCGCGTTCCCCAGCCGACCCGGTGCCCGGTTCGGCGGGTGCCCCATTGGAGATCCCTGCGGGACGTCCGTCCAAGAAGGCGAGGACGACGGGTCCGGGGAAAACCAAGGCGGGGACCGCTCCTCCAACAGTCGTGGGTGCCAAGCGGACCACTCGGGAGGAGGGGCCTTCCCGATTTGAAGGGCCTAGCCAGGGGGCGGCCGGGAAGAGGGCGAACCTGCCCACGGTGGATGATCTGTGCGGGCTACGCGCGGGGGCCGACGAGCCCCTATGGGCAGcggtgatgggcgagcttccgacaggggaggcttccgacccgctgGTCGCCCGATGGAAGGGGCTATCCCGAGGGGACCGGGtatgggccgggggagatccctcggcCGCCTTCCTTCGAGGCGTGCTCcaccccgacctggctcgggacctGTACACTCTGCCCTCGGAGACCATGCTCAGCAAGGCGGGGAGGTTCCTGACATTG GGCCTCCATTATTcgacggcgctgatggaccgagtGCGCGACGCTGGCCAGATAATCTGGGACTTCAGCGAGCGCAACTCCGAGTTGTGTCGTCAGCTAGAGGAGATTCGGGCTGGGTCGGGCCCCGAGGCGGTAGCGGCTGCGGAAAAACGCGCGACCTGTTCCGAGGAAGAAGTGGCGCGTTTGCGAGCAGAGCTCGAGCGGTCGGGCGATTCGGTCAAGGAGCTCCAGGAGTTCCTtcgtttggatcgggccgagctccGCCGGTCGAAGTCAGAGGCGCTTGGTCTCTCCaagagggcggagaaggccgAGGCTGAAGCCCGCGCTGCTTCCGAGGCGTTGGCTGAGGAGGTTCGCCTCCGCCCGTCGAAGGACAAGGAGGCGATCGAAGCTTACAAGAAGTCCGAGAACTTCGAGCTCGGGCTGACCCGAATGgggcgagtatcctacgagtatgGATACAGGATCGCCCTGGGTCGCTTCGGTTCGTGCCCTCCCggctccgaggtggaaagggaTCCGTTCGCCTCTCACCCCGTGGACCTGGAGGTGGATATGCCGGAGGACGTGCCGTTCGACGACCGCCCGAAGACTCCGAGTGAGGAGTGA